A segment of the Catenulispora sp. EB89 genome:
TGAGCCGGCCGGTCAGGCGCGCGGCGTTGAGTTCGAGCAGCAGAACCCTGCTGACCTTGCGGTGGACGGTTTCCAGAACGGCGCGCTCGGCGGCCTCGGCGATCGCCGCGCGCTCGGGCCCGCCCAGGGCCTCGACGGCGGCGAGCCGGGCCGCCAGGCCGGCCGTGACCGGCGCGGCCAGGCAGCCCAGTGCTCCGGCGAACTCACCGGAGAAACGGGAGGTCACCTGCGGTTCAGCAGCACTCGCCGCCGCGCGAGGCGGTGCAGGAGCTGCACGTGCCCCGGGTCTCGCGGATGATCGCGCCGATGATGTCGGCCTCGGCGTACTTGCCGCCGGTGAACAGGGGGCCGGCCGGGCTCTCGTCGTCGCCCGAGCTCAGCCAGCTGCTGACGACGCTGTCGGTGTCGAGGAGTTCGGTTTTGGGCATGCGAGACCTCCAGAGGTGGGGGGAAGGTGACGGGAGCACGAACCGGGATCACCGTCTTCGATCGTGCTCGATGTGTTCTGTATATATCTGGCTGTACGTAGTGACAAGGAGAAACATACGATAGTTTGTACCTAGACCGGCCTTGACAGAGTCTTGATATCAGAAGGTGGAGAAAGTGGCGGATGTCCCGGCCGCGGGCCGCGACGCTATGCGTTCGTTGGCAGCGTCTTTGGGTGATCGGGCGAACGAGATGGCCGCTGCCGGCCAGGTCGCCGACGTGCCGGCGCTGTGGGAGGAGGCGATCGCCGGGCTGGCCGACGAGGGTTCGCGGGCGCTGATCACGCTGGCGTATGCCTGGTATCAGGCGCTGCACGGGGAAGTCGAGCACGGGATGCGGCTGGCCGTGGGGCTCCTGGACTGCCCGGTGTCGTCGGTGCGCGGTCAGATCAGAGTGCTGGTTCGCAATCGGGTGCGGGTCGAGCCGGACCTGGTCGGGCGGACGTGGTTCGCCCTGACGCAGACGGGCCTTCCTTCGTGGGCGTCGCTGTCGGATCGGGACATCGACGCGGTGGGGGAGTGGCTTGCGGCGGCGTCGTGGGAGGAGTCCAGGGCGATTTATGACGCTGGTGTAAGCGGAATCCGGTCGCAGGATATTGATGATGCGCTGGAGGAGATCGCGCTGGGCGACCCTCGGTTGCGGGCGCCGGTGGCTGTTCATCGGACGGTTCTGGTTCTCGGCGTCGATGTCGGGTACCGGTGTTTGAACGATGCGCGGGAGGCGGCACGGGTCGCCGGGGCGGCTGCGGTGGCCGGTGATTGGGGCGCTTTGCGGGCGTGCGCGACGATCGAGTTGACGGTGCACGGGCTTGGTTTTCTGGGCGCGGTGCACGGGGTCGCCGCGGATGTGATGGCCGGCGGTGGCGGTCGTGACGTGGCGATCAGCCCTTTGATGTCCGAGCGGATCGCCGTTCTGGCGCGGGACGCGGAGCCTTGGGAGCGTGCGCAGGCAGCCTCGGATCTGGCGGCGGTCGGGGATGGTTCGCTCGTCGCTTTGCTGGCCGCGATCCCGGATTCCCTTCAGCGGTAACGTTCCCTCGCTCGATAGCAGG
Coding sequences within it:
- a CDS encoding DUF6229 family protein — its product is MPKTELLDTDSVVSSWLSSGDDESPAGPLFTGGKYAEADIIGAIIRETRGTCSSCTASRGGECC